TTCTCCACTACCTTGATACCAAGATATTGAAACTGTGGATTCCTGTGCAAAACATTTTTTCATTTCCTCCCATAGTGCATTATCTCTACAAAATCTCTCAAATTCTATAAGTTCTTTTACACTATTTTTATCTACTATATCTTGCATAGAATTCTTTCCTGGTCTTTTTAATAACATATTCTCAATCTCCTTTAACGTATATACCTTTTATTTTTTACCTATATTCATTATCTTTAATTTTCTAGAATTATCTTTAGTAATACTCAATTTACTATCTTACTCTATTACCCTTTATCCATACACCTTTTATATTTCTAGTTGATGTTATATCTTTAATTGGGTCACCTTCAACCATTACTAAATCAGCTCTTTTTCCCTCTTTTATTACTCCACGGTCAGTAAAACCTAATAATTTTGCTGGTAAGCTTGTTGCACTCTCAAGTACTTCAGTTGTAGTAAGACCTGCTCTAACTAATAATTCAAATTCACGATGAAGAGATTCTCCATGCTTTACTATACTGACAGAGTTTTCATCATTATTCGCATCAGTTCCAGCTAATATTACCACTCCAGCTTTTTTCAATGTAGCTGTATTTTCTATTGCTGTTTCTAACATAATATCTTCTCTTCCTGTAGCTTTTTTTATATTTGATACTATACTTTCCATCATAACTATAGTTGGGATTGAAATAAGATTTTTATATTTTATTCTTTCAGCTAATTCATCAGATAATTTACCTATAAAAGGAATATGATTTATTACATCAGCACCTGCTTTTTCTGCATATTCATAAGCTATAGTTGTAGGTGCATGAGCAAATACTTTTTTACCATTTTCATGAGATACTTCGACTACTCTTTTTATAGTTTCAAAATCAAAATCCGTATTTGATGTTTTGGGGTCCTCTATTATAATCTTTACAAAATCTGCACCTTGTTTAATTTGTTTCTTAGCAAAATTTTCAGCGTCTTCAACAGTGTTTATTTTGCTGTCTTTAAATCCC
This sequence is a window from Clostridioides difficile. Protein-coding genes within it:
- a CDS encoding amidohydrolase family protein, coding for MATTEIANVKIFDGEKLSEAKSIVIEDGLISSKTTGDIIIDGEGYTLLPGFIDSHIHLDSVKNLEDATNWGITTMLDMATDSKELVDSLRNREKLTDIRSVYEPVAPALHPHLMGMGFKDSKINTVEDAENFAKKQIKQGADFVKIIIEDPKTSNTDFDFETIKRVVEVSHENGKKVFAHAPTTIAYEYAEKAGADVINHIPFIGKLSDELAERIKYKNLISIPTIVMMESIVSNIKKATGREDIMLETAIENTATLKKAGVVILAGTDANNDENSVSIVKHGESLHREFELLVRAGLTTTEVLESATSLPAKLLGFTDRGVIKEGKRADLVMVEGDPIKDITSTRNIKGVWIKGNRVR